One Thioclava sp. ES.031 genomic window, ACTGGTCGGACTTAAACCCGTATGTGTACCTTTGCGGCAACGAACAGGGATCACACGCTGCCATGCGCTTAGCATTCAAACCGCTCAGCGCGGCCGCTCCGGCGCCGACGCGCCTCGGGACGGCACCGCGCTCAGGCCTGCTGAAAGGCGCGTCCGCCGGACGTGTTGCGGCACGGGCGGGCACGCTTGCCGCGCTGACGATCGCGGGCGCCCTCGCCGCCTGCTCGACCAACGGCCCCGAAGTGACGACGGCCCGCGGCACGGCCCAGCTTCTCGACCTGTCCGCGCCCGATCTGGCGCCGGGGCTGAAAAACGCCCCTCCGTCTGAGCGGCTGCCCGATAACAGCCATCTGGGCGCCGACTTCATGGAGCTCAGCTTCTTCCTCGAATCCGGTCGCGCCCTGCCGCGTTTCACCCGGTTCGAAGGCCCGGTCTCGATCACGCTGGCGGGCAACGCGCCGCCCGTGGCGCAGACCGAGCTTGGTCATCTGGTCCACCGACTGCAGCGCGAGGCGGGGCTGAACGTCTCGACCGAGCTGGGCAATGCCAACACGATCTCCGTGCAATTCGTACCCAAACGACAGATGCGCCGCGAGGTTCCCAATGTCGCCTGTTTCGTGGTGCCCAATGTCGAAAGCTGGACGGATTACCGCAACTCGCATGCCGATGAGGCCAGCGATTGGGCCAAGCTGACGCAGCGCCAATCCGCCACCGTGTTCATCCCCGCCGACTCCACCCCGCAGGAAATCCGCGATTGCCTGCATGAGGAGGTGAGCCAGGCGCTCGGGCCGGTGAACGATCTCTACCGCTTGCCCGATACGGTCTGGAACGACGACAATTTCCACACCGTGCTGACCAAGTTCGACATGACGATCCTGCGCGCCTATTACGATCCGGCGCTGCATACCGGCATGAGCCCCGCCGAAGTGCGCGCGGCCCTGCCCGCGATCCTGTCGAAGATCCACCCCTCGGGCGGTTCGATGCACGCCCTGCCCGCCGATCCGACGCCGCGCGCCTATGTCAAAGCGATCACCACCGCGCTCGGCCACGGGGCGAGCGACAAGCGCCGCCGCGCCGCCGCGGAACGCGCCACGAAGATCGCGACGAGCCGCGGCTGGCATGATAGCCGCGCGGCCTTCGCGTGGTTCGCGGTCGGGCGGCTGACGATGAAGACCGATCCCGAGAAAGCGGTCGCCGCCTACAAGAAAGCGGGCCGGATCTATCGCGCGACACCGGGCGCGGAAATTCAGGCCGCCCATATCGATATGCAGCTGGCGGCCTATGCGCTTGGCACGGGCCGCGCGCAGGAGGCTGTGACGCTGGTGAACCGCGCGCTGGCCTCGGACGTGTCGACCGAGAACGCCTCGCTGATGGCCACGCTCTACATGATCCGCGCCGAAGCCTATGGGC contains:
- a CDS encoding DUF2927 domain-containing protein; protein product: MRLAFKPLSAAAPAPTRLGTAPRSGLLKGASAGRVAARAGTLAALTIAGALAACSTNGPEVTTARGTAQLLDLSAPDLAPGLKNAPPSERLPDNSHLGADFMELSFFLESGRALPRFTRFEGPVSITLAGNAPPVAQTELGHLVHRLQREAGLNVSTELGNANTISVQFVPKRQMRREVPNVACFVVPNVESWTDYRNSHADEASDWAKLTQRQSATVFIPADSTPQEIRDCLHEEVSQALGPVNDLYRLPDTVWNDDNFHTVLTKFDMTILRAYYDPALHTGMSPAEVRAALPAILSKIHPSGGSMHALPADPTPRAYVKAITTALGHGASDKRRRAAAERATKIATSRGWHDSRAAFAWFAVGRLTMKTDPEKAVAAYKKAGRIYRATPGAEIQAAHIDMQLAAYALGTGRAQEAVTLVNRALASDVSTENASLMATLYMIRAEAYGQLGDAAQEHQARLDMQQWARYGFGSDAAVKRRADEVAALANAGARVN